One Aphidius gifuensis isolate YNYX2018 linkage group LG3, ASM1490517v1, whole genome shotgun sequence DNA window includes the following coding sequences:
- the LOC122852565 gene encoding cytadherence high molecular weight protein 2-like isoform X2 — protein MDSDEKKDKKRRASLDAEMLARYKASRGRMSDTNQTDSSDIDELLILHNESLDNQSVSMAEDTSFRDTTQSSISASENEGDTDFDKMTGRIAELEDVVDGKEAIIQSLTSEFDMLRNHSSNSSQSHNSNTQFNDILHIYQAKLKDFEVAVLKRDDLIQSLTLSLEESLLSRDNIQLQLQEMIKIPVVNETTISHYPPEAIEKINELQKSLHYNIELAKKNDEENTKSINNLNEKLRISELHLNTNHQETINLQKEYELQVEKINKDMMIVVEKFESDGAYKNSQILQLENDIKNLESKYNNDIIDMENKHSDELNKCQLKLLNYEKTIEKLKLDKKNDKIEVNKSQNLLLRCQDDKYLLNDQIKLLQDQIQDLTAKCIATTSILESKESIERSLDDALANLTSLKDENDILKSKYDDISGKYSAIKSLIDNNQLLNDRSLTTDRLSEFSKASFMSELNTTTYQNLDELSLQIQMSKTKLDEKEKMQKKLNDKIEKLEMNIFNSNELIDDLTKKLDDTNEKLEKTNMEKKTYEKELKDIKNKFDKLMSNIHLSSSSSSSSNNDNNDVIKKIELYSNEIINLRQIIKNKDTELIEKDNNIKLINEKLIQSQSKCNGLKSGLHQAWKQCAEQEEKLNLSVSINNSQMFHTMGESTFNQNETDNSNVSKYYHNDTTTNLNDTDKSMLIKFEKIETENNKLHDEINTLKKTIDICNNDNDLLQKQVDELKNNINILNEKHKDELSRLEAWLSGSGIDKYKKDLEDKHAKEMDELRKFFEEKCLQMKKQYSEEVFNQQSKKMSDDSSEIDELTDDLYYGGGDVTLGDSIDIEKLNNSPKKICQTIEKVLLEVESDSEENWPTELLQLRNKFTSDAKREMEKLKEIHRSEISHIKEEHLRGVSRIIERHNDEIKKLKDNNNNNNDSNKFDDSQSLDINDELMKQKNLYKTCVTLKNLVVDLVKYIVTCEEELNNTFIGEIIKRQIENNKKSNDDLSEKEINTNDDYTNLPKNKIKRVHFAPKMNKISSIVNSETDILLKLVEEEKDISTKLREELEKCIDIMKTESAEIIDISLSPGETMLDTITKQIVWTTKINEELNAKLQEAETTIQDYQQESEQLKITINTLQQKLIIDDNKEIISEGYGEKDDTTNDIIEEDLIQLQEKARLAIISGDNDSNYLLQLIEELSRCNEKISEDSKKDKEDLQLQVSLDPLSSQSIHKLRYQKVAAADKQLRSTRQFLEEQAYEREAERDEAAIKIKLLQEQLKERERDKERDLRISSESASSSRESSVATCISPTTCIPEFVESLESQVREMSSLISITESKKLDTENELQSAISKISDLREIIRDFEQQLLIKNQNEESFKIQIEHLKDIIKTKKNHQRELENELEAIKIGDDDQMNDHLSHLQDELRKHKLSTEHFNVNSTALKQMKIEIYEMSKHLDKRINELETLHMCGSNLSISQPSEDVSIRDQIDSSRCKTPDDDTTSPPTLPLDQILKLKDKLLKHSRTEEVAFKKIKDLDIQLSNYKLQNEELIAEQEILQQNNSEQLFQLEQMRGRLEEYKHSAPFVQRQATSKLELELHDLKVKLQTMEQIIISKDLQLKNLNQQLERINNLLIEKQEEYASIVQNENDTIQQLRNQLKLLNHVKYQLDKKMAEQEDFPQLIESMLADKNDEIDHLKQQLNNKDKKIESLLDDSNNNKQQQQQQQQQQNNEPKNSARTLSDIVSINSECEDICETMRGESTRVNHNFTQNISTMKIPTVNNNNSSNNNKNNQAKDMYLDASVIPLVDSGKLNYYVPPLNLEESPTHSPNILKQISPSEVAMPSLSSESIQVSDITDNNQDNIKQKNSSGSTKYAVEDLENQLKAIYEELKNKSSTLDKREHELNELKLRLDELRTESKNSIDALTRDNDYYKNKFELLKNNETKILQDYDEIENNLKLKTEELDCYKLKIKNNENIINELKTDNKNIKQDINNLREKNNQELLKLRDLLFNKDVIIETLQTRNTEIENENKQLYEYKTKYEKCKKELIDCQNELCRLRDGINNRDSLIQRLEQMARRSTSSENNSSSDNNNNDDDNNNKDEEIHHLKEYLKEKENIIRQMNDDSKSLHRSLETIQNKMKESGNVVDLRKKLQQERKYNAEFAKMIAKLTNELKIIRDETTQQITNDNNNDIEDRVQRELDLSADLDKSILEAIEIENAEMSMNNNNNNHEYHSCNSIDIKPVKNDLEKIIEQYTDIRNKLDKQIKINQQLKCQNDDYEIQKDMFKSQINEYENRIIQIKTLFDNENKKNIDLNKIITTLKSTIRNLEIKFKKDKTTFEKLQLEDSDLINNLTIKYNASYNSEIYLRNSLTALRQEYEKIKIQLQNTLKQPQNNINTEKLDDNKTEITYAEKYEKQNREYLELNETMKKLNDEKNRCMKNLEISIEENEKLLSKIALLEDEKGHIEIDLKHTVEELKLKSDECDWLQKRIKTITNADEKRTKQKIDQENELKNLRKEIDNMRDVMNDVGIDADEIRRQLTQSLSEQAQLSQVVMSLRKTEADLKKKLNDAVSEETKLKEIINDLQIKLHTSKEHDDNDDKENNDKNTSELNFKKIIKNLNSEIERHSYEKLILHEKLKKAREDNAKLELQMCDYNELIKYNNYNYNKTDNNHEKLQHIYGKFIRADSQRKALVFQKKYLLSVIGGYQLSEETTLCILAQLTNEQKSFMTTNDNKLTPKIRFRCLVLSIISIHRMKWKVQRWKKGTRKNGTEIIRECIPGRTMFLPLNRNYQEHSPPVKDNKNNSNNNNGIDYQRYIQRMINIQETLGLASGESASNE, from the exons ATGGACAGTGAtgagaaaaaagataaaaaaagaagagctTCGCTTGATGCCGAaatg ttGGCAAGATATAAAGCATCAAGAGGAAGAATGTCTGACACAAATCAAACAGATTCATCAGATATTGATGAACTTTTGATACTACACAATGAATCATTGGATAATCAAAGTGTAAGTATGGCTGAGGATACATCATTTAGAGATACAACACAAAGTAGTATATCAGCAAGTGAAAATGAAGGTGATActgattttgataaaatgaCTGGACGTATTGCTGAACTTGAAGACGTTGTTGATGGTAAAGAAGCAATAATACAATCATTAACATCTGAATTTGATATGTTAAGAAATCATTCATCAAATTCATCACAAAGTCATAATAGTAATACACAATTTAATGATATACTACATATTTATCaagcaaaattaaaagattttgAAGTAGCAGTATTAAAAAGAGATGATTTAATTCAGAGTTTAACATTATCACTtgaagaatcattattatcacgTGATAACATACAATTACAACTTCAAGAAATGATTAAAATACCAGTTGTTAATGAAACAACAATATCACATTATCCACCAGAagctattgaaaaaataaatgaattacaaaaatcattacattataatattgaattagctaaaaaaaatgatgaagaaaatacaaaatctattaataatttaaatgaaaaattacgtATTTCAGAATTACATCTTAATACAAATCATCAAGAAACAATTAATCTACAAAAAGAATATGAAttacaagttgaaaaaataaataaagatatgatgattgttgttgaaaaatttgaaagtgATGGTGCATATAAAAATAGCCAAATATTACAGCTTGaaaatgacattaaaaatttagaatccAAATATAACAATGATATAATTGATATGGAAAATAAACACTCGGATGAATTGAAtaaatgtcaattaaaattgttaaattatgaaaaaacaattgaaaaactaaaacttgataaaaaaaatgataaaattgaggttaataaatcacaaaatttattattacgttgtcaagatgataaatatttattaaatgatcaaattaaattattacaagatcAAATACAAGATTTAACAGCTAAATGTATTGCAACAACAAGTATATTAGAATCAAAAGAAAGTATTGAAAGATCATTAGATGATGCATTAgcaaatttaacatcattaaaagatgaaaatgatatattaaaatcaaaatatgatGATATTAGTGGTAAATATTCagcaattaaatcattaattgataataatcaattattaaatgacaGATCATTAACAACTGATAGACTCAGTGAATTTAGTAAAGCAAGTTTTATGAGTGAATTAAATACAACGACATATCaaaatttagatgaattatcattacaaatacaaatgtcaaaaacaaaattagatgaaaaagaaaaaatgcaaaaaaaattaaatgataaaattgaaaaattagaaatgaatatatttaattcaaatgaattaattgatgatttaactaaaaaacttgatgataCTAATGAAAAACTTGAGAAAacaaatatggaaaaaaaaacatatgaaaAAGAGcttaaagatattaaaaataaatttgataagttaatgtcaaatatacatttatcatcatcatcatcttcatcatcaaataatgataataatgatgttattaaaaaaattgaattatattcaaatgaaataattaatcttcgtcaaataattaaaaataaagatactgaattaattgaaaaagataataatattaaattaattaatgaaaaactaaTTCAGTCTCAATCAAAATGTAATGGATTAAAAAGTGGTTTACATCAAGCCTGGAAACAATGTGCTGAgcaagaagaaaaattaaatttatcagtatcaataaataatagtcaAATGTTTCATACAATGGGAGAAAGTACatttaatcaaaatgaaactgataattcaaatgtcagtaaatattatcataatgatacaacaacaaatttaaatgatactGATAAATCAATgcttattaaatttgaaaaaattgaaacggaaaataataaattacatgatgaaattaatactcttaaaaaaaccattgatatatgtaataatgataatgatttattacaaaaacaagttgatgaattaaaaaataatattaatatattaaatgaaaaacataaaGATGAATTGTCAAGACTTGAAGCGTGGTTATCTGGTTCtggtattgataaatataaaaaagatttagaaGATAAACATGCTAAAGAAATGGATgaacttagaaaattttttgaagaaaaatgtttacaaatgaaaaaacaatattctgAAGAAGTATTTAATCAACAATCTAAAAAAATGTCTGATGATAGTAgtgaaattgatgaattaactgatgatttatattatggtggtggtgatgttaCACTTGGTGATTCAattgacattgaaaaattaaataatagtcctaaaaaaatatgtcaaacaattgaaaag GTACTGCTTGAAGTCGAATCAGACTCTGAAGAAAATTGGCCAACAGAACTTTTACAATTGCGAAATAAATTCACTAGTGATGCTAAACgtgaaatggaaaaattaaaagaaattcaTAGATCAGAAATAAGTCATATTAAAGAAGAACATTTACGTGGAGTATCAAGAATAATTGAACGACacaatgatgaaataaaaaaattaaaagacaataataataataacaatgatagtaataaatttgatgatagtCAAAGTTTAGatataaatgatgaattaatgaaacaaaaaaatttatacaaaacttgtgttacattgaaaaatttggtGGTTGATCTTGTTAAGTATATTGTAACATGTGAAGAAGAATTAAACAATACATTTATTGGTGAAATAATAAAGcgtcaaattgaaaataataaaaaaagcaatgatgatttatcagaaaaagaaataaatacaaatgatgattatacaaatttaccaaaaaataaaataaaaagagtacATTTTGCaccaaaaatgaataaaatatcatcaattgttaatagtgaaacagatatattattaaaacttgttgaagaagaaaaagatatatcaacaaaattacgTGAAGAACTTGAAAAATGTATTGACATAATGAAAACAGAAAGTGctgaaataattgatatatcaTTATCACCTGGTGAAACAATGCTTGatacaataacaaaacaaattgtatggacaactaaaataaatgaagaacTTAATGCAAAACTTCAAGAAGCTGAAACTACAATTCAAGATTATCAACAAGAATCAGAACAgcttaaaataacaattaatactttacaacaaaaattaattattgatgataataaagaaataatatctGAAGGATATGGAGAAAAAGATGATACTactaatgatattattgaagaagatttaattcaattacaagaaaaag caCGTCTTGCTATAATATCTGGTGACAATGACAGTAATTATCTTCTTCAATTAATTGAAGAACTATCAAgatgtaatgaaaaaatatctgaagattcaaaaaaagataaagaagaTTTACAATTacag GTGTCATTAGATCCCCTTTCCTCCCAAAGTATTCACAAGCTACGATATCAAAAG GTTGCTGCTGCAGATAAACAATTACGTTCAACACGTCAATTTTTAGAAGAACAAGCATATGAACGTGAAGCTGAACGTGATGAAGctgcaataaaaattaagctACTTCAAGAACAATTAAAAGAACGTGAACGTGATAAAGAACGTGATCTTCGTATTTCTTCTGAG TCGGCTTCATCTTCACGCGAATCATCAGTGGCAACATGTATTTCACCAACAACTTGTATACCAGAATTT GTTGAATCATTGGAATCACAAGTACGTGAAATGtcatcattaatatcaataactgaatctaaaaaattagataCTGAAAATGAGCTACAATCagcaatttcaaaaatatcagatTTACGTGAAATAATACGTGATTTTGAACAACagctgttgataaaaaatcaaaatgaagaatcatttaaaatacaaattgaacatttaaaagatattattaaaactaaaaaaaatcatcaacgaGAATTAGAAAATGAACTTGAAGCAATTAaaattggtgatgatgatcAAATGAATGATCATTTAAGTCATCTTCAAGATGAATTGAGAAAACATAAATTAAGTACAGaacattttaatgttaattcaaCAGCAttgaaacaaatgaaaattgaaatatatgaaatgtcaaaacatcttgataaaagaataaatgaaCTTGAAACATTACACATGTGTGGTTCAAATTTAAGTATAAGTCAACCATCAGAAGATGTATCAATACGTGATCAAATTGATTCATCACGTTGTAAAACACCTGATGATGATACAACATCACCACCAACTTTACCACttgatcaaatattaaaattaaaagataaattattaaaacattcaAGAACAGAAGAagttgcatttaaaaaaattaaagatttagatatacaattatcaaattataaattacaaaatgaagAATTAATTGCTGAACAAgaaatattacaacaaaataattcagaacaattatttcaacttgAACAAATGCGTGGTAGATTAGAAGAATATAAACATTCAGCACCATTTGTACAGCGACAAGCAACATCAAAATTAGAACTTGAATTACAtgatttaaaagttaaattacaaacaatggaacaaataattatatcaaaagatttacaattaaaaaatttaaatcaacaattagaaagaattaataatttattaattgaaaaacaagaaGAATATGCATCAATTgtacaaaatgaaaatgatactATTCAACAATTAcgtaatcaattaaaattattaaatcatgttaaatatcaattggataaaaaaatggCTGAACAAGAAGATTTTCCACAATTAATTGAATCAATGTTGgctgataaaaatgatgaaattgatcatttaaaacaacaattaaataataaagataaaaaaattgaatcattattagatgatagtaataataataagcaacaacaacagcaacaacaacaacagcaaaatAATGAACCTAAAAATTCAGCTCGTACATTGAGTGatattgtttcaataaattCAGAATGTGAAGATATATGTGAAACAATGCGTGGTGAAAGTACACGtgttaatcataattttactcaaaatatatcaacaatgaaaattccaacagttaataataataatagcagcaataataataaaaataatcaagctAAAGATATGTATCTTGATGCATCTGTTATTCCACTTGTTGATagtggtaaattaaattattatgttccACCACTTAATTTGGAAGAATCACCAACACACAGtccaaatattttaaaacaaatatcacCAAGTGAAGTTGCTATgccatcattatcatcagaaAGTATACAAGTATCTGATATTACtgataataatcaagataatataaaacaaaaaaattcatctggtTCAACAAAATATGCTGTTGAAGATTtagaaaatcaattaaaagcaatttatgaagaacttaaaaataaatcatcaacactTGATAAACGTGAACatgaattaaatgaattaaaattacgtCTTGATGAATTACGTACagaatcaaaaaattcaattgatgcATTAACACgtgataatgattattataaaaataaatttgaattattaaaaaataatgaaacaaaaatattacaagattatgatgaaattgaaaataatttaaaattaaaaacagaaGAATTagattgttataaattaaaaattaaaaataatgaaaatattataaatgaattaaaaacagataataaaaatataaaacaagatattaataatttacgtgaaaaaaataatcaagaattattaaaattacgtgatttattatttaataaagatGTTATTATTGAAACATTACAAACAAGAAATAcagaaattgaaaatgaaaataaacaactttatgaatataaaacaaaatatgaaaaatgtaaaaaagaattaattgattgtcaaAATGAATTGTGTCGTTTAAGAGATGGTATTAATAATCGTGATAGTCTTATACAAAGATTAGAACAAATGGCAAGACGTAGTACatcaagtgaaaataattcatcaagtgataataataataatgatgatgataataataataaagacgAAGAAATACATCatttaaaagaatatttaaaagaaaaagaaaatataatacgTCAAATGAATGACGATAGTAAAAGTTTACATCGTTCACTTGaaacaatacaaaataaaatgaaagaatctggtaatgttgttgatttaagaaaaaaattacaacaagaACGTAAATATAATGCTGAATTTGCTAAAATGATtgcaaaattaacaaatgaattaaaaataatacgtgATGAAACAACAcaacaaataacaaatgataataataatgatattgaagATCGTGTACAACGTGAATTGGATTTATCAGCTGATCTTGATAAAAGTATACTTGAagcaattgaaattgaaaatgctGAAAtgtcaatgaataataataataataatcatgaataTCATTCATGtaattcaattgatattaaaccagttaaaaatgatttagaaaaaataattgaacaatATACTGATATACGTAATAAATtggataaacaaataaaaataaatcaacaattaaaatgtcaaaatgatgattatgaaatacaaaaagatatgtttaaatcacaaataaatgaatatgaaaatcgaataatacaaataaaaacattatttgataatgaaaataaaaaaaatattgatttaaataaaataataacaacattaaaatcaacaataagaaatttagaaattaaatttaaaaaagataaaacaacatttgaaaaattacaattagaagattctgatttaattaataatcttacaattaaatataatgcaTCATATAATTCAGAAATATATTTACGTAATTCATTAACAGCATTAAGAcaagaatatgaaaaaattaaaatacaattacaaaatacattgaaacaaccacaaaataatattaatacagaaaaattagatgataataaaacagaAATAACATAtgctgaaaaatatgaaaaacaaaatcgtgaatatttagaattaaatgaaacaatgaaaaaattaaatgatgaaaaaaatcgttgtatgaaaaatttagaaatttcaattgaagaaaatgaaaaattattaagtaaaaTTGCATTATTAGAAGATGAAAAAGGACatattgaaattgatttaaaacatactgttgaagaattaaaattaaaaagtgatGAATGTGATTGGTtacaaaaaagaataaaaacaataacaaatgcTGATGAAAAAcgtacaaaacaaaaaattgatcaagaaaatgaattaaaaaatttaagaaaagaaattgataatatgAGAGATGTTATGAATGACGTTGGTATTGATGCTGATGAAATTCGACGACAATTAACACAATCATTAAGTGAACAAGCACAATTATCACAAGTTGTTATGAGTCTACGTAAAACAGaagctgatttaaaaaaaaaattaaatgacgcTGTATCTGAAGAAACAAAActcaaagaaattattaatgatttacaaattaaattacatacatCAAAAGaacatgatgataatgatgataaagaaaataatgataaaaatacaagtgaattaaattttaaaaaaattattaaaaatttaaacagtgAAATTGAACGTcattcatatgaaaaattaatattacatgaAAAACTCAAAAAAGCACGTGAAGATAATGCTAAATTAGAGCTACAAATGTGTgattataatgaattaataaaatacaataattataattataataaaacagataataatcatgaaaaattacaacatATTTATGGTAAATTTATACGTGCTGATAGTCAACGTAAAGCACttgtatttcaaaaaaaatatttactaagTGTTATTGGTGGTTATCAGTTATCTGAAGAAACAACACTATGTATACTTGCACAATTaacaaatgaacaaaaatcatttatgacaacaaatgataataaattaacaccaAAAATACGTTTTCGTTGTTtagtattatcaataataagtaTACACAGAATGAAATGGAAAGTACAACGTTGGAAAAAAGGTACAAGAAAAAATGGAACTGAAATTATTCGTGAATGTATACCTGGACGTACAATGTTTTTACcattaaatagaaattatcAAGAACATTCACCACCagttaaagataataaaaataatagtaacaataataatggtaTTGATTATCAACGTTATATTCAAAGAATGATTAATATTCAAGAAACACTTGGTTTGGCTTCTGGTGAGTCTGcatcaaatgaataa